The sequence GATAATCGGAACAAATCTGGAACCTCCAAAAAATGACAATGCATTCGGAAGTGCGATTTTGTGGAAACGGTTATGGAGCGCCGCAACACCAAGTCCGACAATGATACCCCCAAATACACCCATCTGAAGAGACTGTATTCCACATACAGATGCGATTGTTCCTTCCAGCACATCTTTGGCAATCTGCCCATCCGCTGTAATTTCCCCTGTTACTACCAGCATACCATTGATTGCCACATTCATAACAAAATATGCAATTAATGCAGATAATGCCGCAACCTCTTTTTCTTTTTTTGCCATTCCAATTGCAACACCAACCGCAAAAATCAATGGCAGATTATCAAACACCGCACTTCCGACCTTATTCATGATCGTAAGCAGTGCATGGAGCACTGTCCCGTCTCCTAATATTTTCTGAAGTCCGTATGTGGCAATTGTTGTCTCATTTGTAAACGAACTTCCGATTCCAAGCAGCAGACCCGCCACCGGAAGAATTGCAATCGGAAGCATAAAAGATCTTCCGATTCTCTGTAAAATACCAAAAATCTTGTCCTTCACCTTTCTTTTCCCCTTTCTTGTTGACTCGTTTGGCTCTTATGAAGATACTTTGGAGTTTTACATGTATTTATGCAACAAAAAAGCATTAACCTACAAAAACATCCAAAATAACGTTCATGTAAGGTTAATGCCTGCCGTACAGTTACACACCCAATATGCCTACATTATAAGTTCTTCATCGGGAAATGTCAATTTATTTTTTCTCACTGTTCCCACTCTGCCCTATAAAAGTTAGCTCGCTTTCTAAAAATTTAATATTTCAAATCCAACACAAAAGGTATATTTCGATTTATACTAGCATACAGGAGGGATTTTATTATGGAAAAGAAACACTTATTTTCACTCAGAAGCTTACCAATCGGAAAGATTTTACTTCTCTTTTTGCTAATTTATATTGCGCTGCTTGCCATTCCATATATTCAACACAAGAATGTCTCTGTATCTTATCAGAAAAAGTTCGCAAAACAGTCATTTTACAGTGATACTGCCGGTACGGAACGGGTTGCATATATCAATGACAACACAGATGCCTTATTGTACCGATTACATATGCTTGACGAGGCAAAAGACGAAATCATCCTCTCTACTTTTGATTTTAATGCGGACAAATCAGGGCAGGATATGATGGCATCTCTGCTGCACGCTGCTGACCGTGGCGTCTCGGTTCGCATTCTCGTTGACGGGATCAGCGGATTTTTAGATGTAAAACGAAATTCCTGGTTTCAGGCACTTGCCTCGCACGAAAACGTATCCATTCGCATTTACAATCCTATAAATCTTTTAAAACCTTGGAACTTACAGGCAAGGATGCATGACAAATACGTCATTGTCGACCAGAAAATGTATCTGCTCGGCGGAAGAAATACGACAAATTTATTTCTCGGCGACTACTCCAGGTCCAAAAATATTGATCGTGAATTATTTGTCTATGAGACGGCAGAAAACGACTCTTCCTCCATTCGCCAGCTCACTGACTATTTTGAATCTGTCTGGGCTCTTTCTGACAGCAAAGAATATACATGCAAAAAAATGACCAAAAAGATTCAAAGCTGTAAAGCAAAACTAGAAAATCGGTACACTTCTCTAAAAGAAAAATATCCGGACGCTTACAGTACATGGGACTATGAAGCACTCACACTGCACACAAATAAAGTATCTTTGCTCTCCAATCCAATCAAGTCCGAAAACAAAGAGCCGTGGATGTGGTATTCTCTTCATCAGCTCATGATGCAAGGCGAACAGGTGCGTATCTACACTCCTTATATTATTTGCGGAAAAGAAATGTATCAGGATCTGACAGAACTTCACGAAAAGAACATTCCGGTGGAGATCATCACAAATGATGTGGCAAGCGGTGCAAATCCTTGGGGATGCACAGATTATCTGAACCAGAAAAAAAACATCTGGGAAACCGGCGCCCGCGTCTATGAATTTATGGGAGCTCATTCCTGTCACACAAAAGCTGTTTTGATTGATGACCGCATGAGCATTGTCGGCTCTTATAATATGGATATGCGAAGCACCTATCAGGACACCGAACTGATGCTTGCAGTGGACTGCCCGGAGTTAAATTCCATCATCCAAACTGAAATGGAACGCGACAAAACATACAGCAAAACAATGGGAAATGACGGAGAATATGATTACGGTGAAAACTATCACTCCAAAGATTTGAGTTTTGGAAAAAAGATCTTCTATGCCATACTGCGTGTGATAACCATTCCACTTCGAAGATTCTTGTAACACACAATGGTTTGTTTTGTTAATGTTGTATAATTTTATTTGTTAAAACATAGACAAATGCCTCCTGTTTTTGTCTATATTACCGTTTTTTTACAAGTAGTCTCTATATACTTGACCATTTTTATCCAGTATTATATAGTAAATACAACCCGAACAGGATTGGGCGAAATGACTCAGGAGGTATGTATTTTATGCTGTTTACAAAAGAATGTGATTATGCGATCCGAATTATGAGAGCGCTCTCAGACGGAGAACTTGTCAGTGTCTCCAATATCTGTGCAGCAGAGCAGCTTCCTTCTGCAATGACATACAAAATTACCAGAAAACTGGAAAAACAGGGTCTTTTAAAAAGTTGCCGCGGCACAAATGGCGGATATTGTCTGAACCGGACATTATCTGAGATTTCTCTCTATGACATCTGTGCCGCCGTAGACCCTGACATTCTGCTTTTAGAGTGTATGAAAGACGGCTATCACTGTTCTATGAACAATCAGCAAAAACCATGTCTGGTACATCGGGAATTCTGCCGCCTGCAATCCATGCTTTTGCAGGAGATGCGTCAGAAATCTTTATCTGAATTATTTTTCGGATAATTTGTATACTCGAAAAATGTGCCAGGCATATTTTTCAGGCCTAATCTTTACTATTTTAGTCAAGTTTAAAAGGAGGATTTTATCATGAATCAATGTTATGGATGTACAACTTGCAAAAGCGCCGATAAACCTTTAGAAGGATTTATCCGTTCGCTCCCAGTGGAAACTTCTCATCACCGTGTGGAGGGTCAGAGTACCAAATGTGGCTTTGGTCTTCAAGGTGTCTGTTGCCGTCTCTGCTCTAACGGGCCTTGCCGTATCACTCCGGAGGCTCCAAGAGGTATCTGCGGCGCCAACGCAGACACGATCGTCACCCGAAACTTTTTAAGAGCAGTCGCTTCCGGCAGCGGATGTTATATACATATTGTTGAAAATACCGCATTGAATTTGAAAAAAACAGCTCAGATCCGCGGTGAATTAAAAGGATTGAAATCTTTGGATCATCTTGCTGAATTATTCGGTATCACAGATGAGGATATCTATGTGAAAGCTGAGAAAGTCGCCGACTCCGTTCTTGCTGATTTATATAAGCCTGAATATGTATCCGCTGAATTGATTGAAAAAATCGCATATGCTCCGCGCATCAAGCGCTGGAAAGAACTCGGTATCATGCCAGGCGGTGCAAAAGCAGAAGTTTTCAAAGGTGTGGTTAAATGTTCCACAAACTTAAACTCTGACCCTGTCGATATGCTCACTGACTGTCTAAAACTTGGAATTTCAACAGGCGTATACGGACTGACACTGACCAACCTTCTCAATGACGTACTTCTTGGTCAGCCAGAACTTCGTCTTGCTCCGGTCGGACTTCGTGTCATTGATCCGGATTACATCAATATCATGATCACCGGACATCAGCATACGATTTTTGTCGATCTGCAGGAAAAACTCATCTCCGAAGAGGCAAAAAAGAAAGCTTTGGCAGCCGGCGCAAAAGGGTTCAAGTTGGTTGGATGTACCTGTGTGGGACAGGATCTACAACTCCGTGGCGCTCATTATACAGAAGTATTCGACGGACATGCCGGTAATAACTACACAAGCGAAGCAATTCTCGCAACCGGAGCAATTGATGCAGTTTTGTCCGAATTCAACTGTACACTTCCGGGTATCGAGCCAATCTGTGACGAGCTGAAGATCAAACAGATTTGTCTGGATGATGTAGCGAAAAAAGCAAATGCAGAACTGATGCCATTTGAATTTGAACACCGCGCAGAACAAAGTGATCTCATCATCGATAAAATTGTGGAAGCTTACAAAGAAAGACGAGGATGCGTTCCGCTCAATCTGATGGAAGAGCATGGAAATGACCATACGTTAACCGGTGTAAGCGAAGGCTCCTTAAAATCCTTCCTCGGTGGGAAATGGACTCCTCTCATTGAACTGCTCGCAGCAGGTGAGATTAAGGGAATTGCCGGTGTCGTAGGCTGCTCAAACTTAACAGCCGGCGGACACGATGTCTTAAGCGTGGAACTTACAAAAGAATTGATTTCGCGCGATATTCTTGT comes from Coprococcus phoceensis and encodes:
- the cooS gene encoding anaerobic carbon-monoxide dehydrogenase catalytic subunit, with product MNQCYGCTTCKSADKPLEGFIRSLPVETSHHRVEGQSTKCGFGLQGVCCRLCSNGPCRITPEAPRGICGANADTIVTRNFLRAVASGSGCYIHIVENTALNLKKTAQIRGELKGLKSLDHLAELFGITDEDIYVKAEKVADSVLADLYKPEYVSAELIEKIAYAPRIKRWKELGIMPGGAKAEVFKGVVKCSTNLNSDPVDMLTDCLKLGISTGVYGLTLTNLLNDVLLGQPELRLAPVGLRVIDPDYINIMITGHQHTIFVDLQEKLISEEAKKKALAAGAKGFKLVGCTCVGQDLQLRGAHYTEVFDGHAGNNYTSEAILATGAIDAVLSEFNCTLPGIEPICDELKIKQICLDDVAKKANAELMPFEFEHRAEQSDLIIDKIVEAYKERRGCVPLNLMEEHGNDHTLTGVSEGSLKSFLGGKWTPLIELLAAGEIKGIAGVVGCSNLTAGGHDVLSVELTKELISRDILVLTAGCSSGGIENCGLMTPEAAELAGPRLRAVCQKLNIPPVLNFGPCLAIGRLEIVATEIAAELGVDLPQLPLVLSAAQWLEEQALADGCFGLALGLPLHLGLPPFVTGSKTAVKVLTEDMKELTGGQVIINDDAKASADILEQIILEKRQGLQI
- a CDS encoding RrF2 family transcriptional regulator, with the protein product MLFTKECDYAIRIMRALSDGELVSVSNICAAEQLPSAMTYKITRKLEKQGLLKSCRGTNGGYCLNRTLSEISLYDICAAVDPDILLLECMKDGYHCSMNNQQKPCLVHREFCRLQSMLLQEMRQKSLSELFFG
- a CDS encoding phospholipase D family protein, giving the protein MEKKHLFSLRSLPIGKILLLFLLIYIALLAIPYIQHKNVSVSYQKKFAKQSFYSDTAGTERVAYINDNTDALLYRLHMLDEAKDEIILSTFDFNADKSGQDMMASLLHAADRGVSVRILVDGISGFLDVKRNSWFQALASHENVSIRIYNPINLLKPWNLQARMHDKYVIVDQKMYLLGGRNTTNLFLGDYSRSKNIDRELFVYETAENDSSSIRQLTDYFESVWALSDSKEYTCKKMTKKIQSCKAKLENRYTSLKEKYPDAYSTWDYEALTLHTNKVSLLSNPIKSENKEPWMWYSLHQLMMQGEQVRIYTPYIICGKEMYQDLTELHEKNIPVEIITNDVASGANPWGCTDYLNQKKNIWETGARVYEFMGAHSCHTKAVLIDDRMSIVGSYNMDMRSTYQDTELMLAVDCPELNSIIQTEMERDKTYSKTMGNDGEYDYGENYHSKDLSFGKKIFYAILRVITIPLRRFL